From the Mahella australiensis 50-1 BON genome, the window GGGCGTTATCAGCATACACGCTGGACGGTCCTCCGGTAAATATTATGCCCTTGGGCGCAATGGACCTTATACTCTCCAAAGGCGTATTATATGGTAATACCTCGCAATAAACCTTAGCCTCTCTGACGCGGCGGGCTATGAGCTCATTGTACTGACCGCCAAAATCCAGCACCAATACTACTTCATCATGCATGCTCCAGAGCCCCTTTCAAAGCCTCGGCCAATGCAAACTGATATACATCGCGCAGAGGCACTCCAGCACTATGCGCAGCTCTGGCACAATCTTCATATTCAGGTGCATATTTTACACTGCCGTCGTATTCGGCTGCTTTAACGCGCACCGTTCCCCATGGCGTAGACACATTAACCCAATGGCGCGGCAATGTCATCCGTTCGGCATAATAGCTTCTCACGCCAAATGTTGACGTTTCTTTCATGAGTATATCAGAAAACTTTTTCTCATCTCCTTTGCGGCACAAAACCGTTATCTTAACCGCAGGACGATCCTTTTTCATCATGATGGACGTATAAAATACATCCAAAGCCCCGCCGTCGAACAATCTATCCATGGCATAACCGTATAGTTCGGGGTTCATGTCGTCTATATTGCATTCCAGTACAGCTACCTCATCGCGGCGACTCGACGATTGCTCACCTATTATGATGCGCAGCGCATTGGGTATGTCCAAATCCCTCTTGCCTAAACCATAACCTATACGTTCTACATTCATAAGCGGCATAGGACCGAACTGACGGCATATATACGATAACACCGCTGCCCCTGTAGGCGTAACCAGCTCAGCATCTATATCGGTAGAATATATCGGTACGCCTTTCAATAATTCCAATGCTGCCGGCGCTGGTACGGGCAATAAGCCATGCTGGCATTTGACAAAACCTGATCCTACGTTCAACGGTGAAGCATATACCGCATCAGGTTTTAGGGCATGAAAGCATATGGCTGCCCCTATTATATCTACTATAGAGTCTATAGCTCCAACTTCGTGGAAATGAATTTGATCCAAGGAAGTGCCGTGAATATGAGCCTCTGCTTGCGCCAAACGCATAAATATACCCTTTGCTGTTTGCTTGACATGGTCATCCAAAGCACTGGTGTCAATGATACTCTCTATATCATGAAGATTGCGATGTTCGTGGTGATGATCACCGACTTCATGTTCATGATGGTGCAGCAGCACATCGACGTCAGTACCAGCAATTCCATTTTTTTGCTTTTTAGTTATCTGCAACTCATAACCGTCTATAGGCAATTTAGCCAACTCGCGGCGTAAAAGGCCCTCATCCACCCCGGCATCTAGCATAGCGCCCAGTATCATGTCACCGCTTATGCCTGAAAAACAATCGAAATACAGTATCTTCAAAGTTTCCTCCTGATTACATAGTCTTACCTATGTTCTTAACCTTGCGTATCGGTATATTGGCTACCAATTCCGACGTAGCCCCCCTGCGAACACTAGTGTTTCTGGTCAATTGAACCTGCACGCCGCCTTCATCGATTTCCATATAGCCTGATACCAATTCTATTATATTAGCTTTAAGCATATTGAGTATCTGAGGGGATATGTTGGTTCTGTCTTGGGCTAATACCATCTTCAAGCGCTCGCGCGCTATATCTTTGGAATTAACCTCATCCTTGGTAAAAAACTTAAATAAATCCATAACCGTTCCCTCCATCAAGCATGATCGCTCACGCTGCGCGTGCTTATCCCAAAGAACCGTTTAAGCCTGCTAAGAAATCCTTGGTCTACATTAAATTCCATAAGCGGTACATCTTGGCCTAGTATCCGACGCGCTATATTGTTATAGGCTTGTCCGGCAAGCGATTGCGAGTTGGATACCGCGGGTTCACCGCGATTGGTGGATATTACTATGCTCTCGTCATCAGGGACAACCCCCAGCAAGCTTATACCCAATATATCCAGCGTATCGTCTATGCTCATCATATCGCCGCGGCGCACCATATCCATCTTGAGCCGGTTTATTATCAATTGAGGCTCTTCCAGACCATTTGCTGTCAACAATCCTATGACGCGATCAGCATCCCTTACGGCCGATACCTCAGGTACTGTAATCACAACAGCCCTGTCGGCACCGGCTATGGCATTCTTAAAACCTTGTTCTATACCAGCCGGACAATCTATAAGCACATAGTCGAATTGCTCTTTTAATTCCTCGCACAATTTCTTCATTTGCTCCGGTGTAACAGCCGTCTTCTCCCTGGTCTGCGCTGCCGGTAAAAGATATAATCCATCATAGCGCTTATCTTTTATGAGTGCCTGCTTGAGCCTGCATACCCCCTCCACAACGTCCACTAAGTCGTAGACTATGCGATTCTCCAGGCCCATAACCACATCGAGGTTACGCAATCCTATATCCGCATCCATCAACACCACTTTATTGCCTTGTAATGCCAATGCCGTACCTATATTGGCGGTAGTAGTGGTCTTGCCCACACCACCCTTTCCAGATGTTATGACTATGACCTCGCTCATATGTATCCCTCTCCTCTACGTCGGCTTATTGAAGCCGCTTTTAAATATGGTTCTATTACTATTTCAGAGCCGCTGACATAGGCTATCTCCGGTTGGCTGATAAGCGCTGCATCATTATCGGGGGCACGAGCTATCAGATGTCCTATACGTACCTGCAACGCTCTTATACTCCCCGCAATAATAGCAGCCTTATCGTTTCCATCCGAGCCTGCATGCGCCATACCGCGTATATAACCCGCCACTACGATATTGCCGCCTGCTACGACCTCTGCACCCGGATTTACATCGCCTACCACTATAATATTACCATCATAGGCAATCCTTTGTCCGCTCCTAATAGTATTATATACGAATTTAGCCGGACCTTCAATTATAAGATCATCATTTTCCAAAAAAATTTTCGATGTTATATCATCAGGAGGATCTTTAACAAATACTGGCGCCTCAATTTCTTCTTCTATCAAGTTTTTGAGTTGAGAAATCTCATCCGGTTCCAGCAAGCGACCGGTAAATTGCACTATAAGCCCTGTGCCTTTAAAAAAATCTCCGGCCTGCTGTAGACGCTTGCGCAGAGCATCTTTTAAGCTATCAAATGTTAAATCATCGCCCAAAGATATTTGCAATCCGTCACGGGTACCCTTAAAATTTATACCATTTTCTCTCATTTGGATCAAGGCTTTGCCTCCTCTGTTCGATCGAGTTTAAAATAGGTTTTCAGTATATCTATAGCTACAGGCGATAAATAAGAACCGCTTCGGCCACCCGGTACCACTATTGCTATGGCTATTTCCGGTTTTTCATAAGGCGCAAAGGCCACAAAAACAGCATTACTTTTTTTGGGATCATTCGAGGTCTGAGCTGTGCCGGTTTTACCACCTACTGACATACTAGGATATTGTTTGAGAAACTGGCCGAAGAAAGACGATGCCGTGCCGCCCTCTTCGGTTACCGAATGCATGCCGGCTTTTATAGCCTCTACATATGCCGGATCAAGTTTTAAATCATCTTGTACCTCCGGCTGTATAGTTTCTATAACAGTACCATTATTATCGACCACCTGTTTGACCACATGAGGCGTCATCACTTTGCCGCCGTTTACTACCGCCGATATATAGCGCACTATAGCTATAGGGGTAAGCATAGTTTGCGCCTGGCCTATACCTGTAATAATATGGTCTATAATGCTCCATTGCTGAGTAGCCCATGTGCCTCGCGAGGATGTGAGCGTATCGACCAGTGTATTGTCATCACCTAGATGAAGGTCTTCATCTAGTATAGCTCTAACAGATGTTTTATCATAATATTTGACTTTGAGCAATTTATCGACTGTGGCATTTATTCTCTGCTCCCACTCGGCATTCATTTCCTCTACGTTCAGTGCTTTTTTTATATTATTTGTGATAAACGTCCTCGTAGCAGCCTCACGGCGTCCGGGATTATCCACAAAACTGGATATTTCGCCCGGCAGGTCTATACCGGTCGGCCTGGTTAGCCCTAATCTATCGGCCCATTTATACAGGTTGTCGATACCCATACGGTTAGTTACTTCGAAGAAATAATAATTGCAGGAATCCTTTATGGCATCGCGCACGTCTTCTGGACCATGTGTCTTGCCATGATCATTCCAGTACCAGCATGCTGGCGCGTCTTTAGGATTTAGCGTGTCGTTCAATGTATATAATCCCTTATCTACTATAATGGTATTCGGTGTTACAACGCCTTCCTGGAGAGCGGCCACAGCGGTAGCGATCTTAAAGGTTGAACCAGGCGTATAAGCGCCGGTTATGACCCTGTTCAGAAGGGGATTGCTTTCATCGCTTATAAGCTGCCTGAAATATTTGGCAGCATTATTTCCCACCATCCCATTAGGATCATAAGAAGGATAACTGACCATAGCCAGCACTTCGCCGGTATTTACATTCATAACTACAGCAGCGCCATCATCGGCATATGGGCCCGGTTTATTATATTTGCCATTGCGTATGGCATCTATGGTATTTTTAAGGGATTGCTCTGCCACCTTTTGCAATTCAGCATCTATATTCAATACGACATTGTTGCCCGACTTAGGATCCTTTGCTTTATCAGGTAGCTCTTTTATCAAGCGCCCTACCACGTCTGTCATTACCCAACGCTCACCCAATCTGTCACCTGAGCTACCTGTGAGCTGGTCCTCCATCGACTTTTCTATGCCGCTTTTACCTACCAGAGCTTTTGAAATATCATATCCCTTTGCTTCATACTTATCCTTTTCTTCTTCGGATATTTTGCCGAGGTATCCTACCACATGTGCAGCTGTCTGACCCATGGGATACTGGCGGACATATTGCGTCGATATATTGACTCCGGGCAGTTCTACGCTATGTTCTTCTATTTCAAACACGGTCTTTTGGCTCACATTTATGGCTATAGGCGTGGGTATATACCTCTTATAACCGCTCTGAGACATTTCATATCTTATGGCAACAATCTTTCTGGCTTGCTGAACATCCATATCCTCCGGTATTTTATACTTTTCACGCAAAGCTTTAAAAGCCTCCTCGGCTGAAGCAGATGCCTCTATATTGTTATCATTTTTAAACTTGGCTTCTTTGGCTTTGGCCTTTTCAGCATCATCCGTATCCCAATTAAATGCAAACCCTTTATTGGTCAAAACTATGGGTAGATTATCTATAAAGCCATCGCCATTTTTCTCAAGTATAGCCAGCGTTTTTGTTAATACATCGTTTATAGCCTCATCTATCAGATTATGTCGATACATCTCGACCACATATCGCCGTTCATTAGCTGCCATAACCTGCATATTGCGATCCAATATCTTTCCTCTCGGAGCTTCTATCTTGATGGGACGCATTTTATTTGTCTCGGATTGGTGTAGATAATCCGCCCCATTCACGATCTGCAGATCGGCCAATCTATATAAAAGGGCGCTGAACATAACAATAAACGCCATCACAAAAGCCGTATAGCGCCACTTTAATGCCTTTCTTTGTTTTTTCTCTTCCTCTTTCTTGCTTAGCTTTAAGTTTGCATTTTTCAATTTTTCTCACTTCTCTTTAGAAAAGATATTTTGCTTATTCATGAAACTATATTTCCTATATAACCAATGTAATATATTATATACTATAACACCTACTGCAGCTGTATATAAGCCATTAAATATCGATAAAGTCAAAAGCCCTTGCAGGCTTACCTCCAACCTGGATAACGCAAACATCGCAGCCATAAATACGTTATATATTACAGCCGCGTCAAATGTAATTATAGCAGGCATAATCACGCGATCCACAGCTACTTTATCGCGTAAAACTATAAATCCATAAGCAAAAGCCAAGTACAATAGTGCTGTAGGTCCAACAACATCGGCAAATATTATGTCTTGCAGCAGGCCGCCTGCGATAGCCACGCTGACAGCAGCCAATCGGTCATCCATAAAAGCAAATGCAGCTATCAACGTCAGCAACATATTGGGTTTAACACCCATTACTTCCACAAACGGTAGTAATGTAGTTTCTATGATAAGATCGATGACCACTATAATAGCTATAATAAAGCTCTTCATATAACTACGATCCTACTTCGATATTCTCAACGGGAGATTTTATAACCATTACCTCTTCTATCCTAAGAAAATCCACATGAGGCTTCACCATCGCATACTCCACTTCACCAGTTAACGTCTTTTTTACCTCTTGTACTACGCCTACCGGTATACCCTTTGGAAATACGCCTCCTAGCCCTGATGTTATAACCTCATCCCCTTTATTTAACTTAGAGTCCAATGGAAGATATAGTATTTTTAATAGGTCGGCGTCGGCACCTGACCCGGCTACTAGCATACCCCGGGCCACCCCGTTATCGCGCGTCTTATCAGCTATAATGCTAACCGAGCTGCGTTCATCGATTATAGCCATAACCTTGGCCCAGTGATCGGCTACTTCCATAACGCGCCCAGCTAAACCCTGAGCAGTTATAACGGCCATGTCTACAGCGATGCCGTCAGATGATCCCTTATCTATCACAAATGTTTCAAACCAGTTGCCCGCATTTTTAGCTATGACACGCGCTCCACTCGTCACAAGTTGAGGATTCGCCTCTTTAAAATCCAACATATTTTTAAGCCGTTGATTCTCCTCCTCCAATTCCTTCAGCCTCTGATTCTCTTGCTGCAATTCGTTTATCCGCTGTTGCAACTGGCTGATATCCTTGCCTTGTTGACGGGATAAAACGACATTATCTATAAACGACCTTATACCGTTAACAAAAGTATATACTCCCTTTTGTATAGGAGCCAAAATATCCCCTATAATGCCTTCGGCAGGGCTTACTTGATGGCGTTCTTTTATAGTGACAGCTATAATTGAAGTAAGGGCTATGACCGCTGCTAAAATCAATATAGCAAAACGGTTCTTGAGCAAACGGGGCATAATATAAACACCCCTTTACGCCATATTTTTTGAAGATACTGCTACTTTACTGAGTATATTGATCTCTTCAAGGGCTTTACCGGCACCCATCACAACACAATCCAACGGATTTTCAGCCACGGCTACCGGCATGCCCGTCTCCTGCCTTATCAACTTATCCATGCCCCTTAATAATGAGCCTCCACCGGTGAGCATAATGCCCCTCTCCATTATATCAGCAGCCAATTCCGGCGGTGTTTTCTCCAGTGTGCTCTTTATGGCCTCCAATATGCTTTCCAAGCATTCTTTAAGAGCCTCCTGAACCTCGCTCGATGTTATTGTCAGCGTCTTAGGAAGACCGGTTATGAGATCCCTGCCGCGTATATCTATTGACTCTTCTTTATCCATCGGATAAGCCGATCCTATCTGTATCTTAATATCTTCGGCCGTACGTTCACCTATCATGAGATTGTATTCTTTTTTTATATAGTTTACTATAGCATCATCCATCTTATTGCCGCCCACGCGTGTGGAAACGCTGGTCACTATACCGCCCAACGATATTATAGCGACCTCGCTGGTACCTCCCCCTATATCAACCACCATGCTTCCCGTCGGCTCGGTAACCGGCAAACCTGCACCTATAGCCGCAGCCATAGGCTCTTCCATGAGAAACGATTCACGAGCTCCGGCTTGAGCTGATGCCTCTAACACAGCCCGCCTCTCCACCTGCGTGACTCCGGACGGCACGCATATAACCACCCGCGGATGTACCGGAGAGTATCGTGCCATAGCTTTTTTTATAAATGTTTTAAGC encodes:
- the minE gene encoding cell division topological specificity factor MinE; translated protein: MDLFKFFTKDEVNSKDIARERLKMVLAQDRTNISPQILNMLKANIIELVSGYMEIDEGGVQVQLTRNTSVRRGATSELVANIPIRKVKNIGKTM
- the minC gene encoding septum site-determining protein MinC, with protein sequence MRENGINFKGTRDGLQISLGDDLTFDSLKDALRKRLQQAGDFFKGTGLIVQFTGRLLEPDEISQLKNLIEEEIEAPVFVKDPPDDITSKIFLENDDLIIEGPAKFVYNTIRSGQRIAYDGNIIVVGDVNPGAEVVAGGNIVVAGYIRGMAHAGSDGNDKAAIIAGSIRALQVRIGHLIARAPDNDAALISQPEIAYVSGSEIVIEPYLKAASISRRRGEGYI
- a CDS encoding rod shape-determining protein — protein: MGLLDIFARDMGIDLGTANTLVYVRGKGIVVREPSVVAIRNDRSHQVVAVGEAAKRMIGRTPGNIVAIRPMKEGVIADFDITQQMLKTFIKKAMARYSPVHPRVVICVPSGVTQVERRAVLEASAQAGARESFLMEEPMAAAIGAGLPVTEPTGSMVVDIGGGTSEVAIISLGGIVTSVSTRVGGNKMDDAIVNYIKKEYNLMIGERTAEDIKIQIGSAYPMDKEESIDIRGRDLITGLPKTLTITSSEVQEALKECLESILEAIKSTLEKTPPELAADIMERGIMLTGGGSLLRGMDKLIRQETGMPVAVAENPLDCVVMGAGKALEEINILSKVAVSSKNMA
- a CDS encoding penicillin-binding transpeptidase domain-containing protein encodes the protein MKNANLKLSKKEEEKKQRKALKWRYTAFVMAFIVMFSALLYRLADLQIVNGADYLHQSETNKMRPIKIEAPRGKILDRNMQVMAANERRYVVEMYRHNLIDEAINDVLTKTLAILEKNGDGFIDNLPIVLTNKGFAFNWDTDDAEKAKAKEAKFKNDNNIEASASAEEAFKALREKYKIPEDMDVQQARKIVAIRYEMSQSGYKRYIPTPIAINVSQKTVFEIEEHSVELPGVNISTQYVRQYPMGQTAAHVVGYLGKISEEEKDKYEAKGYDISKALVGKSGIEKSMEDQLTGSSGDRLGERWVMTDVVGRLIKELPDKAKDPKSGNNVVLNIDAELQKVAEQSLKNTIDAIRNGKYNKPGPYADDGAAVVMNVNTGEVLAMVSYPSYDPNGMVGNNAAKYFRQLISDESNPLLNRVITGAYTPGSTFKIATAVAALQEGVVTPNTIIVDKGLYTLNDTLNPKDAPACWYWNDHGKTHGPEDVRDAIKDSCNYYFFEVTNRMGIDNLYKWADRLGLTRPTGIDLPGEISSFVDNPGRREAATRTFITNNIKKALNVEEMNAEWEQRINATVDKLLKVKYYDKTSVRAILDEDLHLGDDNTLVDTLTSSRGTWATQQWSIIDHIITGIGQAQTMLTPIAIVRYISAVVNGGKVMTPHVVKQVVDNNGTVIETIQPEVQDDLKLDPAYVEAIKAGMHSVTEEGGTASSFFGQFLKQYPSMSVGGKTGTAQTSNDPKKSNAVFVAFAPYEKPEIAIAIVVPGGRSGSYLSPVAIDILKTYFKLDRTEEAKP
- the mreD gene encoding rod shape-determining protein MreD, which encodes MKSFIIAIIVVIDLIIETTLLPFVEVMGVKPNMLLTLIAAFAFMDDRLAAVSVAIAGGLLQDIIFADVVGPTALLYLAFAYGFIVLRDKVAVDRVIMPAIITFDAAVIYNVFMAAMFALSRLEVSLQGLLTLSIFNGLYTAAVGVIVYNILHWLYRKYSFMNKQNIFSKEK
- the minD gene encoding septum site-determining protein MinD; protein product: MSEVIVITSGKGGVGKTTTTANIGTALALQGNKVVLMDADIGLRNLDVVMGLENRIVYDLVDVVEGVCRLKQALIKDKRYDGLYLLPAAQTREKTAVTPEQMKKLCEELKEQFDYVLIDCPAGIEQGFKNAIAGADRAVVITVPEVSAVRDADRVIGLLTANGLEEPQLIINRLKMDMVRRGDMMSIDDTLDILGISLLGVVPDDESIVISTNRGEPAVSNSQSLAGQAYNNIARRILGQDVPLMEFNVDQGFLSRLKRFFGISTRSVSDHA
- the larC gene encoding nickel pincer cofactor biosynthesis protein LarC — translated: MKILYFDCFSGISGDMILGAMLDAGVDEGLLRRELAKLPIDGYELQITKKQKNGIAGTDVDVLLHHHEHEVGDHHHEHRNLHDIESIIDTSALDDHVKQTAKGIFMRLAQAEAHIHGTSLDQIHFHEVGAIDSIVDIIGAAICFHALKPDAVYASPLNVGSGFVKCQHGLLPVPAPAALELLKGVPIYSTDIDAELVTPTGAAVLSYICRQFGPMPLMNVERIGYGLGKRDLDIPNALRIIIGEQSSSRRDEVAVLECNIDDMNPELYGYAMDRLFDGGALDVFYTSIMMKKDRPAVKITVLCRKGDEKKFSDILMKETSTFGVRSYYAERMTLPRHWVNVSTPWGTVRVKAAEYDGSVKYAPEYEDCARAAHSAGVPLRDVYQFALAEALKGALEHA
- the mreC gene encoding rod shape-determining protein MreC, whose protein sequence is MPRLLKNRFAILILAAVIALTSIIAVTIKERHQVSPAEGIIGDILAPIQKGVYTFVNGIRSFIDNVVLSRQQGKDISQLQQRINELQQENQRLKELEEENQRLKNMLDFKEANPQLVTSGARVIAKNAGNWFETFVIDKGSSDGIAVDMAVITAQGLAGRVMEVADHWAKVMAIIDERSSVSIIADKTRDNGVARGMLVAGSGADADLLKILYLPLDSKLNKGDEVITSGLGGVFPKGIPVGVVQEVKKTLTGEVEYAMVKPHVDFLRIEEVMVIKSPVENIEVGS